A window of the Hordeum vulgare subsp. vulgare chromosome 5H, MorexV3_pseudomolecules_assembly, whole genome shotgun sequence genome harbors these coding sequences:
- the LOC123395145 gene encoding WD repeat-containing protein 43-like: protein MDQTPQRRRRRRAEAAPSSDAAPDAAGYSLDEPTLAEKLAALDPPADAAGVAAVVPPSADSVHVLLRQALQADDRAALLGCLYNRDGKVIVKSVSLLTPADAVKFLKSMVSLMQSRGSVLVCLLPWLQALLGRHMSSIVSQESSLLLLNSLYQLIDARTSTFASLLKLSTCLDYHFSEICDDGSDEEEGGPPLIYEDMDSDEEDSEVDDAMETEDKGTDKEESEVDDE from the exons ATGGACCAGACgccgcagcgccgccgccggAGACGCGCCGAGGCCGCCCCCTCCTCCGACGCCGCCCCGGACGCGGCGGGGTACAGCCTCGACGAGCCGACCTTGGCGGAGAAGCTCGCGGCGCTGGACCCGCCCGCCGACGCGGCGGGTGTCGCCGCCGTGGTGCCCCCCAGCGCGGACTCCGTCCACGTCCTGCTCAGGCAGGCCCTGCAGGCCGACGACCGCGCCGCGCTGCTGGGCTGCCTCTACAACCGAGACGGCAAG GTTATCGTGAAGTCGGTATCACTTCTGACCCCAGCAGACGCTGTGAAGTTCCTCAAATCCATGGTATCGCTCATGCAGTCTAG GGGTTCAGTACTGGTTTGCTTGCTCCCATGGCTACAAGCTCTGCTCGGCCGACACATGAGCAGCATAGTGTCTCAGGAGTCCTCTCTGCTGCTGCTCAACTCGCTCTATCAG CTGATTGACGCACGAACATCGACCTTCGCGTCGTTGCTCAAGCTGTCTACCTGCCTAGATTATCATTTCAGCGAG ATCTGCGATGACGGATCCGATGAAGAAGAGGGAGGCCCTCCGCTTATCTACGAGGACATGGATTCCGACGAGGAAGATTCTGaagttgatgatgctatggaaacCGAGGACAAGGGGACTGACAAGGAAGAGTCTGAAGTCGATGATGAGTGA
- the LOC123395417 gene encoding peroxisome biogenesis protein 3-2-like isoform X2, protein MFQLGSAPGKGFWARHRWKMLLSLGVAGAGYAAYRFYDAHHKQLVRVEQRAQEERAADEIIKNQLQAHFEKVQRIADTTTLPFAMHYLRSRVMEELDISHLTERLLQGKGELTPEEKYETWEKIKILSFTRTVSSMWAMTLLSLYVRVQVTILGRHLYLDFARGTDGAQLQAESDAFSANGHKDFLGTADYLATYGITALIRQMQHAATEILKEKQLKDPMSMEQVLQTMLKISEQFMSLCEGNSWINFLVPENANRYAQLMAVSSSGFDDSSLLMDAGKLDQLMTETRIVLARTLCLQRRFQKYHGHVVEKGS, encoded by the exons ATGTTCCAGCTAGGCTCCGCCCCCGGGAAGGGCTTCTGGGCGCGGCACCGGTGGAAGATGCTGCTCTCGCTGGGCGTCGCCGGCGCCGGCTACGCGGCCTACCGCTTCTACGACGCGCACCACAAGCAGCTCGTCCGGGTGGAGCAGCGCGCCCAGGAGGAGCGCGCCGCCGACGAGATCATCAAGAATCA GTTGCAAGCCCACTTTGAGAAGGTGCAGAGGATCGCAGACACGACCACGTTGCCGTTTGCCATGCACTACCTTCGTTCGCGGGTAATGGAGGAGCTGGACATTTCGCACCTGACCGAGAGGCTGCTGCAAGGGAAGGGAGAGCTGACGCCAGAGGAGAAGTACGAGACCTGGGAGAAGATCAAAATTCTGA GTTTCACAAGGACGGTGTCTTCAATGTGGGCCATGACACTGCTGAGCTTATATGTTAGAGTCCAGGTCACCATATTAGGCAGACATCTCTACTTGGACTTTGCTCGTGGTACAGATGGTGCACAATTGCAG GCAGAATCTGATGCTTTTAGCGCCAATGGTCATAAGGACTTTCTTGGAACTGCTGACTACCTTGCAACATATGGTATCACTGCATTGATCAGGCAAATGCAACATGCTGCAACAGAAATCCTGAAAGA GAAGCAACTCAAAGACCCTATGAGCATGGAGCAAGTTTTACAAACGATGTTGAAGATATCGGAGCAGTTCATGAGTCTGTGTGAAGGCAACTCATGGATAAATTTCCTTGTACCTGAAAATGCTAATCGGTATGCACAGTTAATGGCTGTGTCCAGCAGCGGCTTTGATGACTCATCTCTTCTGATGGATGCTGGAAAGCTTGATCAGCTAATGACCGAGACACGCATAGTGTTGGCAAG AACCTTGTGTTTACAGCGACGATTTCAGAAATATCATGGACATGTCGTTGAGAAAGGTAGCTGA
- the LOC123397847 gene encoding putative ankyrin repeat protein RF_0381 — MDLLEIPLPSMYEQILGKDQDTWPPEARFLVAAHYGNIRRLKEMARKLDRKGKEAGEEEATVAATTYRGMNALHAAVGGQGKLAACRYLVETVKMDVNMWDSSPSKKTPLEHAVDGGNLPALRYLLDHGADLTQEGDDGLTVLHHAARKGRCEIVKLLLSRGANVDGNSEHGTPLHLAAVKGHESTVEVLLEHHADVNKVVPSNLVTPLKAALFGASTPCVKLLVQAGANVNDVNNSLARAASEGLTECVKCLLEAGADPNRPDECGRMPIELAAVYGTRDDVELLFPVTSPISTVEDWSIDGIIAHAKLEMMQLQDEDVLNTRKSDLKRKGDEAFEKQDYTNASEFYTQALKVDPSDGKILASRSRCWLQLGDGQKALEDATRCKRRCPEWAEARLRRGQALMLLKDYEKACEELSGGVELDPENDEMDKLFWEAMELKKK, encoded by the exons ATGGACCTCCTGGAGATCCCGCTGCCCAGCATGTACGAGCAGATCCTCGGCAAAG ACCAGGACACGTGGCCGCCGGAGGCGCGCTTCCTCGTCGCCGCGCACTACGGCAACATCCGCCGCCTCAAGG AGATGGCGAGGAAGCTGGACCGCAAGGGGAAGgaggcgggggaggaggaggccacgGTGGCCGCCACGACCTACCGCGGCATGAACGCGCTCCACGCCGCCGTCGGGGGCCAGGGCAAGCTCGCCGCATGCCGCTACCTCGTCGAGACCGTCAAGATGGACGTCAACATGTGGGACTCCTCACCAA GCAAGAAGACGCCCCTGGAGCACGCCGTGGACGGCGGCAACCTGCCCGCCCTCAGGTACCTCCTCGACCACGGCGCCGACCTCACGCAGGAAGGGGATGACGGCCTCACCGTCCTCCATCACGCCGCAAGGAAAG GGAGGTGTGAAATTGTAAAGTTGCTGCTGTCTAGAGGTGCCAACGTTGACGGCAACTCGGAACACGGGACACCACTTCATCTTGCTGCTGTTAAAGGGCATGAGAGCACCGTGGAGGTTCTGTTGGAACACCATGCAGAT GTCAACAAGGTTGTGCCTTCTAATCTAGTAACACCTCTAAAGGCCGCATTGTTTGGTGCCTCCACGCCTTGTGTGAAGTTATTGGTTCAG GCCGGAGCTAATGTGAATGATGTCAATAATTCCTTGGCAAGAGCTGCAAGCGAAGGCTTAACTGAATGTGTTAAGTGCTTGCTGGAGGCTGGTGCGGACCCAAATCGTCCTGATGAG TGTGGTAGAATGCCGATAGAGTTAGCTGCTGTGTATGGCACACGGGATGACGTTGAGCTTCTGTTTCCTGTCACCTCCCCAATCTCAACTGTGGAAGACTGGAGCATTGATGGGATAATTGCTCATGCCAAACTGGAGATGATGCAGCTGCAG GATGAGGATGTTCTTAACACAAGGAAGTCCGACCTGAAACGGAAAGGGGATGAAGCATTTGAAAAGCAGGATTACACAAATGCATCAGAGTTCTACACACAG GCACTGAAAGTTGATCCATCTGATGGCAAGATTCTCGCGAGCAGGAGCCGCTGCTGGCTTCAGCTTGGCGATGGACAAAAGGCTTTGGAGGATGCAACCAGATGCAAGAGGAGGTGCCCGGAGTGGGCGGAGGCGCGCCTTCGCCGAGGACAGGCTCTGATGCTGCTGAAG GACTATGAGAAAGCTTGCGAGGAGCTGTCGGGCGGCGTGGAGCTGGACCCCGAGAACGATGAGATGGACAAATTGTTCTG GGAGGCGATGGAACTGAAGAAGAAGTGA
- the LOC123395417 gene encoding peroxisome biogenesis protein 3-1-like isoform X1 produces MFQLGSAPGKGFWARHRWKMLLSLGVAGAGYAAYRFYDAHHKQLVRVEQRAQEERAADEIIKNQLQAHFEKVQRIADTTTLPFAMHYLRSRVMEELDISHLTERLLQGKGELTPEEKYETWEKIKILSFTRTVSSMWAMTLLSLYVRVQVTILGRHLYLDFARGTDGAQLQAESDAFSANGHKDFLGTADYLATYGITALIRQMQHAATEILKEKQLKDPMSMEQVLQTMLKISEQFMSLCEGNSWINFLVPENANRYAQLMAVSSSGFDDSSLLMDAGKLDQLMTETRIVLASDDFRNIMDMSLRKVADLVTEDLGAQVGTALPPSGLPLAKLLARVAQLSSTLLEEPSKNKHIQTIRSMPEVGLFYTFLYANMPPQT; encoded by the exons ATGTTCCAGCTAGGCTCCGCCCCCGGGAAGGGCTTCTGGGCGCGGCACCGGTGGAAGATGCTGCTCTCGCTGGGCGTCGCCGGCGCCGGCTACGCGGCCTACCGCTTCTACGACGCGCACCACAAGCAGCTCGTCCGGGTGGAGCAGCGCGCCCAGGAGGAGCGCGCCGCCGACGAGATCATCAAGAATCA GTTGCAAGCCCACTTTGAGAAGGTGCAGAGGATCGCAGACACGACCACGTTGCCGTTTGCCATGCACTACCTTCGTTCGCGGGTAATGGAGGAGCTGGACATTTCGCACCTGACCGAGAGGCTGCTGCAAGGGAAGGGAGAGCTGACGCCAGAGGAGAAGTACGAGACCTGGGAGAAGATCAAAATTCTGA GTTTCACAAGGACGGTGTCTTCAATGTGGGCCATGACACTGCTGAGCTTATATGTTAGAGTCCAGGTCACCATATTAGGCAGACATCTCTACTTGGACTTTGCTCGTGGTACAGATGGTGCACAATTGCAG GCAGAATCTGATGCTTTTAGCGCCAATGGTCATAAGGACTTTCTTGGAACTGCTGACTACCTTGCAACATATGGTATCACTGCATTGATCAGGCAAATGCAACATGCTGCAACAGAAATCCTGAAAGA GAAGCAACTCAAAGACCCTATGAGCATGGAGCAAGTTTTACAAACGATGTTGAAGATATCGGAGCAGTTCATGAGTCTGTGTGAAGGCAACTCATGGATAAATTTCCTTGTACCTGAAAATGCTAATCGGTATGCACAGTTAATGGCTGTGTCCAGCAGCGGCTTTGATGACTCATCTCTTCTGATGGATGCTGGAAAGCTTGATCAGCTAATGACCGAGACACGCATAGTGTTGGCAAG CGACGATTTCAGAAATATCATGGACATGTCGTTGAGAAAGGTAGCTGATTTGGTGACAGAGGACTTGGGTGCGCAGGTTGGAACCGCGCTTCCTCCGTCAGGACTGCCCTTGGCGAAGCTCTTAGCTAGGGTAGCCCAACTGAGCTCAACGCTGCTCGAGGAACCAAGCAAGAACAAGCACATCCAGACCATCCGAAGCATGCCTGAGGTGGGACTCTTCTACACATTCCTCTACGCAAACATGCCGCCACAAACATGA